One part of the Solanum dulcamara chromosome 8, daSolDulc1.2, whole genome shotgun sequence genome encodes these proteins:
- the LOC129900263 gene encoding transcription factor FER-LIKE IRON DEFICIENCY-INDUCED TRANSCRIPTION FACTOR, giving the protein MESANASIMPMENNINDIGLINFLDQDNFEQFIELIRGETADPIVKFCPNYDFEYITGCFSAANAQFEPTSMDFYDWNATSLPDPISLYTSLPGEMKLDEDEEDCDESSGTTAPPSTARVTSGTPTTKSTRTDRSRTLISERKRRGRMKEKLYALRSLVPNITKMDKASIIGDAILYVQGLQTKAKKLKVEIAEFESSINGMNNNQSGLFQNAKKMNFTSYYPTIKRITKMDVTQVEEKGFYVRLVCNKGRKIAASLFKALESLTGFNVQSSNLATSTNDYILTFTLNVRECEVDINFGNLKLWIASAFLNQAFDLETSPLV; this is encoded by the exons atggagagTGCCAATGCATCAATAATGCCAATGGAAAATAATATTAACGATATTGGGCTTATTAATTTCTTGGACCAGGATAATTTTGAACAATTTATTGAGCTTATTAGGGGTGAAACTGCTGACCCTATAGTAAAGTTTTGCCCAAACTATGATTTTGAATATATCACAGGTTGTTTTTCCGCGGCCAATGCGCAATTTGAGCCAACATCGATGGATTTCTATGATTGGAATGCTACAAGCTTGCCTGATCCTATTTCGCTATATACTTCGCTTCCTGGTGAAATGAAGCTCGATGAAGATGAGGAAGATTGTGATGAATCTTCTGGCACAACGGCTCCCCCCTCAACCGCGAGAGTGACTTCGGGAACGCCAACAACAAAAAGCACGAGGACTGACCGGTCGAGAACTTTGATTTCCGAACGGAAAAGGAGAGGAAGAATGAAGGAGAAGCTTTACGCTTTGCGATCCTTAGTTCCTAATATCACAAAG ATGGATAAAGCCTCCATCATAGGAGATGCAATACTATACGTACAAGGACTGCAAACGAAAGCCAAGAAACTAAAAGTAGAAATAGCAGAGTTTGAGTCATCAATCAACGGAATGAACAATAATCAAAGTGGACTATTTCAAAATGCCAAGAAAATGAATTTCACGAGCTATTATCCAACAATCAAGAGGATAACAAAG ATGGACGTTACTCAAGTAGAAGAAAAAGGATTTTACGTGAGATTAGTTTGCAACAAAGGGCGAAAAATTGCAGCTTCTCTTTTCAAAGCTCTTGAGTCTCTCACTGGATTCAATGTTCAAAGTTCCAACTTGGCTACTTCTACCAATGATTATATTTTGACGTTCACTCTTAAT gtgagagaatgtgaggTGGACATAAACTTTGGCAATTTAAAGCTGTGGATAGCTAGTGCTTTTCTTAATCAAGCATTTGACTTAGAGACATCTCCATTGGTCTAA